A region of the Curtobacterium flaccumfaciens pv. betae genome:
TTCATCACCGCGTTCATCCCGATCGTCGGTGCCACCGCCGCCGGCATCCTCGCCGCCCTGGTCGCGCTCGTGGCCCTCGGTCCGGTGCAGGCACTCATCGTGATCGGCATCGTGGTGCTGGTGAACCAGCTCGAGGGCAACCTGCTGCAGCCCGTCCTGATGGGGCGCACCCTCAAGCTGCACGGCCTCGTCATCCTGATCGGGCTGACCGCCGGCACCGTCCTCGCCGGCATCACCGGCGCGATCATCTCGGTGCCGCTGATCGCCGCCGCCTGGGGCGCGATCCTGGTGTGGGACGGCCCGAACACCCCGGCACGACCGTGGCGGAAGAAGCGCAACGAGGACGTCACCGCGCACGAGCTGCCGCAGGGCTGATCCGCAGCGCCGATCCGTGAGGCGCGTTGCGGACATCCGCTTCGCGCAGCGGCCTTCCACCCAGCAGGATGGAGGAGTGCTCGTCTCCATCGTCTACATGAGCCGTGCCGTCGTCCCCTTCGACGACCAGGCCATGGCGGTGCTGCTCGCGGAGTCACGGCTGCGCAACGAAGCGCTCGGGGTCTCCGGGCTCCTGCTCGCGAAGGGCGGCCGGTTCATGCAGCTGCTCGAGGGGCCGGCGTGGAGCGTGCAAGACCGGTACGACGTGATCGCGAAGGACCGCCGTCACGGTGAGGTGAAGTCACTCGTGCGCGAGGACATCGAGCGCCGACGGTTCGACGGCTGGTCGATGGCCTACCGCGCGCTCGACGACTCGGACATCCGGTCCGAAGCGGGCTTCAGTCCCTTCCTGTCGGGCACGATGGACTTCCCGCGCTCGTTCGACCGGACCAGTGCTGCCTGGCTGCTGAAGTGGTTCCGCGACCGCGAGCTGCACGACCTCTGACCCGCCGGCAGCGACGCACTCCGCCCGCGCCGTACCCAGCGGTTCAATCGGTGCCGAACGCGTCCTCGACGACGGCGAGCAGCCGGTCGCGGTGCTTCGGGTCCGCCGTCGCCGCGATCACCACGCGCCACATCGTCGCCACCGCCGGCATCAGGTCGGTGCGCCGCGTCCGGACGTCGGACACGAGCTGCACGCCGGTGAAGTAGGGCACCACCGTCGAGCCGAGCTGCTCCGCGGTCAGGTCCGTCCGGAGTTCCCCGCTCGCGATCGCCAACCGGAACACGTCGACGATCCCGCCGATCCACTGCTCGTAGAAGCTCAGCGTCGCGGTCTGGAACTCGCCACGCTCCAGCGACAGCCGGATGCCCGCCCGCACGATCGGGTCGGTCCGGAGCAGGTCGGCGATGCCGTGCGACGCTCCGATCAGGGCGGCGACCGGCGAGCTGTCGGTGTGGCTGACGACGTCGAAGGTGCGGGCGTTCTGCTCGCCGATGACGCCGAGCGCCAGGGCGAGCTTCGTCGGGAAGTGGAAGTGCAGCGTGCCCTGCGAGACGCCCGCCGTGCGGGCGATGCCCGCGATCGTCGCGCCGGCGAAGCCGACGCGGTCGAACTCCTCCGCCGCGGCCACCAGGATCTGCTCACGTCGTTCCACGGGACCAGTCTGTCGGTCTGGAGGGACGGTGCCAGCTGGCACCGCGCCTCCAGTCCGAGGGGTGGTGCGGCTCAGGCCGCGTGCCGGCCGAGCGTGATGCGCTCCTCGGGCAGGTCCTGCAGGTCGCGGCCACGGAACCAGCGGAGCAGCCAGTCGGCGGGCGTGCCCGCCACCCCGGTCGGCAGACCGGTGCGGTCGCTGAGGAAGGTGCTGAACCCGGGCTCGTCACGGAGCTCGTCCCCGGTCGGGCTGCCGAACGCCATCGCCCAGCCGTCGAACCGACGCGTGCTGATGGACTCACGCGACAGCGACTTCACGCCGGTGTGCCGCGGATCGCGCTCGATCGCGGCGAAGCGGTCCTCGACGCTCCAGACCGGACCCTCGAGCACCTGCATGAAGCGGCCGCCCTTGGCGAGCAGGAGCCCGGAGACGCCGAGCGCGTGGTTGCGGAGCCGCGCCTCGCGCAGCATGGCGACCAGCTGGTCGTCGGTCAGGTCGTCGACGGCGACGGACATGTAGACGAGGGAGGTGAGCGAAGTCATCTCCTGCAGTCTGGATCGTGGTCGGCGGCACGGTCAACGCGTCGTCCGCACACCGCACCGGAGGGTGCGGCATGCGGACGACGGGCGGGGTGTCGGGTGTCGGGTTTCGGGTTTCGGGTGTCGGGTTTCGATCAGGTGAGGGCGAGCAGGTTGTTGACCTGTTCGTTGACCCCGGTCAGCGTCGAGATCGGCTTGCCGTTCGCGTAGACGTCGTCGAAGGCGGGCTGCAGCAGGGCCTGCACGTCGGCGGGGTTCTTCGTGACCGGGAACAGGAACGTGGTGTCCTCCTCGACCTGCCGGGTGAACGCCGAGACGTCGAGCCCGCGCTTCCGGAACGACGCCACCGCGGCCTCGGTGCCCGCGGGACGAGCGGGGAACACGATCCCGCTCTCACCGACGATCCGCTGCGCCTCGTCGCTGCCCAGGAACGCCACCCACTTCGCCGCGGCCTCGGGGTCCTTCGCCTGCTTCGTGATCGAGTCGCCGAGCCCGTTGAACATCGACGCACGGTGGCCCGACGGGCCGATCGGGGTCGGGGCGACCGCGACGTCGAGGTCCTCCATGCCGAGGTACGAGCCGATCATCCACGAGCCGTTGAAGGACAGCGCGCACTTGCCGGCGCCGAGCTGGACCTCGGGCCCGGTCGTGGTCGAGAACACCCCGTACTTCGCCATGTAGCCCTTCTCGGCCAGCCGGTAGTACCAGGCGAGCGTGTCCTGCACGATCCGCTCGTCGTAGCGGAACTTGTCGCCCCAGGGGTTCTCGTTCGTGTAGAACCAGTCGACCGATCCGGTGAACGGCGACCACTGGGTCTGTCCGAAGCCGTCGCCGCCGGAGCCGTTCGACGAGATGCCGTAGACGGCGACGTCGTCCTTGTCGAAGCCGTCCTCGTCGCCGCGTCGGCCCTTCGAGTCCACCGTCAGCCGCGCGAGCATCCGCTCGAACGTGCCGCCGTCGTCCGGGTTCCACGCGAGCGACCCGAGTTCCTCGGCGGAGACCCCGGCCTTCGCCATCGCCTTCTTGTCGTAGAACATCGCGACGGTGTCCCAGTCCTTCGGGGAGCCGTAGCGGTGGCCGTCCTGGCCCTTCCACAGTTCGGCGAGCCCGGACTGGTAGTCGTCGTCACGGATGCCCTTCGTGGCGTCGAGTTCGTCGAGCTTGTAGAGCACATCGAGGTCGGCGTACTGCGGGAACTTCGTCAGGTGGTCGGTGAAGACGTCGGGCGCGGTGCCGGCGATGAAGCCCGCGGTGAGCTTGGTCCAGTAGTCGTTCCACCCGAGCTGGGTGATCTTCACGGTGATGTCCGGGTTCGCGCGGTGGAACGCGTCGGCGACGGCCTGGTACGCAGGCTGCTGGTTGGCGTCCCAGAGCCAGTAGCTCACGGTGCGCGCACCCGACCGGTTCGTCGTGCGGCGACCGGGCGACGAGCAGGCGGCGAGCGCGCCGAGGGCCAGTGCAGAGGCGCCGCCGGCGAAGAGCGTGCGGCGGGTCAGTTGGTTCGTCATGGTGTTCGTCCTGTCCGAGCGCCGGGTCACTTGATCCCGGAGAAGCCGATGGAGTTGACGATCCGCTTGGCGAAGACGCCGAACAGCAGGATCATCGGGAGCGCCGCCACCAGGGTCGCGGCCATGAGCCCGGCCCAGTCGGTGCCGGACTGCGGGGTCTGCGACTTGAAGACGCCGAGCGCGACGGTCAGCACCCGCGAGCTGTCGGTGTACGACACCATGAGCGGCCAGAAGTAGTCGTTCCAGCTCGTGATGTACGTCAGCACGGCGAGGGTGGCGATCGGGGCCGCCGCCATCGGGATGACGAGCCGGAAGAACACGCGGACCTTGCCGGCGCCGTCGATGAGCGCCGCCTCTTCGACCTCCTTCGAGATGCCGAGGAAGAACTGCCGCAGGAAGAACACTGCGAACGGGGTCATGAACATCGTCGGCAGGGCGATGCCGAGCAGGTTGTCGACGAGCCCGAGCTGCTTGATGAGCGTGAAGTTCGGCAGCAGCGTGAAGATCGCGGGGACCATCAGGCCGGCCAGGAACACCCCGAACACCTTGTCGCGACCGGGCCAGCGCAGCCGGGCGAAGGCGTAGGCGGCCGCTGCTGAGAAGAACACCTGGCCGACGGTGACGAGCGTCGAAACCAGGATCGAGTTGAGCAAGTACCGCCAGAAGTCCAGCGCGGCGCCGGACCCGCCCTGGGCCAACGCCTCTTCGGTGGACTGCAGGCCGAAGACCCGCTCGAACCCGCCCAGGCTGAACCCGACGGGCAGCAGCGAGGTGGGGTCGGAGTTGATCGCGGTGTTCGACGACAGCGCGGTGCGCAGGATCCAGTAGAACGGGAACAGGGTGACGACGATGACGAGGATCATCGCGACCCAGGCGAGCACGCGGCCGAGCGACGGGCGACGACGGTGGCCGGCCCCCATCCGCGGCGGGCGGGACGTGGTGACGGAACGGGTGAGTGTCGTGGTCATGGCGCTTCCGTTCAGTCCAGGTCGGACTCACCCGAGCGGGTGAGTCGGTACTGGATGATCGTGATGATGCTGAGGACGATGAGGAGCGCGACCGAGACCGCGGACGCGTAGCCGAACTGGAACCGGCCGAACGCCAGGTTGTAGATGTAGTTCTGCACGACGTTCGTGGCGTTCGCGGGGCCGCCCTGCGTGGTGACGGCGACGGTGTCGAACACCTGGAACGACCCGATCACGGTGATGATCAGCACCAGGGACAGGATCGGGCGGAGCAGCGGCACCGTGATGCGCCAGAACATCTTCCACTCGCTCGCACCGTCGATACGTCCGGCCTCGTACACGGTCTCGGGCAGCGACTGCAGGCCGGCGAAGATGAGCAGCGCCGTGTAGCCGACGTGCCGCCAGACGTTGATGAGCGCGATCGAGGGGATGCCCCAGACGTCGCTCTGCAGGAACGGGATGCGATCGAGCCCGAGTGCGGCGAGCATCTCGTTGCCGATGCCGAGCTGGGTGTCGAGGATCCAGAGCCAGACGAGGGCGGCGACGACGTTCGACACCAGGTACGGCGCGAGCACGATGCCGCGCACGAAGGTCGACTTGGTCAGGCGGTGCATCATCACGGCGATGAACAGGGCGACGACGGTCTGGATGACGATGTTGATGAGCACGTACTCGACGGTCACCACCATCGAGTGCCAGAAGATCGAGTCCTGCACCAGGCGGGCGTAGTTCTGCAGGCCGGTGAACTCGGGCTCGGTGAGCAGGTTGTACGAGGTGAAGCTCAGGTAGATGCCCCGCACGGTCGGCCAGGCGAGGAACACCGCGAACCCGACGGCTGCCGGGGCGATGAAGACGAGCGCGAGCCACAGGTCGTTCCTGGGGCGGCGCCGTGGTGCGGTGGTGCGGGCACGGGCGAGGTCGGCGGACCGACTCCTCCGTCTCGTGCTGGCGGTCGTCAAGGGTGACGACACAGGGCTCTCGGTTGCCATCGCGACTCCTTCGTCTGCGGTGGACTGACGTGCAGCAGTCCGTGAGCCGGGAATCTACACGTGGGGACCACTGCTGGCAAGCGTAAGATTCCGGGCTGTGGACGGGGGTTGTCACGTGTAGACAACGTGTGTCAGGATGGCGCTCGATCGCATCGGAGCGACCCGCTCGGCGACGCATCCCACACCCTGGAAAGGTCACTGATGATCTCTGTCGGAATGGTCGGCGCGGGCCAGTTCGCCCCCCAGTTCGCCAAGCTGTTCAAGCTCCACCCCGACGTCGACCGGGTCTACGTCACCGACCTCGTCGGCGAGCGCGCGTCCGAACTCGTCGAGACCCAGCACCTCGACGGCACGTTCCCGGACTTCGACGCCGTCCTCGCCTCGGACGTCGACGCCGTCGCGATCTTCACGCAGCGCTGGACCCACGGTCCGCTCGTGGTCAAGGCCCTGCGCGCCGGCAAGCACGTGTACTCCGCCGTGCCGATGGCGATCTCCGTCGACGAGATCCGCGACATCATCCAGGCGGTCCGCGAGACCGGCCTGACCTACATGATGGGCGAGACGAGCTACTACAACCCCGCGACGGTGTTCGCCCGCAAGCAGGTCGCCGCCGGTGCCTTCGGACGGGTGTTCTACGCCGAGGGTGACTACGTGCACGACATGGACCTCGGCTTCTACGCCGCGTACCAGTACAGCGGCGGCGACGAGTGGAAGCGCACCGCCAGCTACCCGCCCATGCTCTACCCGACGCACTCGGTCGGTGGGGTCCTCGGTGCCATCCCCGGGCACGCGGTCAGCGTCAGCTGCATCGGCGTGAAGGACGACCGCGGCGACGGCGTCTTCGACAAGGACGTCAGCCAGTTCGACAACGACTTCTCGAACGCCACCGCCCTGTTCGAGCTCGACAACGGCGGGGTCATGCGCATCAACGAGATGCGTCGCGTCGGCTACCCGTCGCACATCCGCGAGTCACGGTTCCGCTACTTCGGCACCGAGGCCAGCTTCGAGCAGCTCGCGAAGACCAGCGTCTGGCAGGACAAGGAGGACTCGTACGACATCAGCGACAAGATCGACACCCAGGCGACGATGTCCCTCGACGACCCGCGCCTGGCCGACGTCGACCCGTCCCTGCGCGACGCGTTCGTCTCCGGCTACGCCGAGGTGCACGACACCGACCGCCTGCCCGCCGAGTACGACGGTGTGCCGACCGGACACGAGGGCAGCCACCAGTTCCTCGCCGACGACTTCGTCCGCGCCGTCGTCGACCGGACCCTGCCGCCGGTGAACGCCTGGACCGCCGCACGCTTCACCCTGCCGGGCATCATCGCCCACCAGTCCGCGCTGCAGGGCGGCGCCCGCCTCGAGGTGCCGGACTTCGGTGACGCCCCGGAGACGACGAGCGCTGCGACGGCGAGCGCACCGACGACGGCAGGCAGCACGTCGTCGGCTACGATCGCGTCCGAGTAACACGTGTCGTTCGGGTGCCGGTCCGTCGTGGGCCGGCACCCGAACGACGCTCCCGGACCCGACGAAGGTGGCACCCGTGACCGTCCCGACGAACCCCAGGGCGGTCACCCGTGCGGACGTCGCCCGCTACGCCGGGGTCAGCACCTCCGTCGTCAGCTACGTCGTGCACGACGGACCGCGCCCCGTCGCCGCCGCCACCGCCGCCCGGGTGCGCGAGGCCATCCGGGTCCTCGGCTACCGCCCGAACGCGAGCGCCCAGGCCCTGCGCACCGGCTCGTCGAAGATGCTCGGCCTGATCGTGCCCGAACTCGACAACCCGTTCTGGTCCGAGCTCGCCGTCGCCGTCACCCACGCCGCCGCTGCACGCGGCAACGACGTCCTGCTCGCCAACAGCGACGGCGACGCCGCCCAGGAACGCGAACGGCTCCGCAGCCTGTCCGCCCGCCAGGTCGACGGCATCATCGTGACGAGCATCATGACCCACCCGGACCTGTCGACCGTCACCGACCCCGGTCTGCCGATGGTCCTGCTCAACACGTTCTTCGAGGTCCCCGAGTACGCCAGCATCGGCGTCGACGCCCTGCGCGGCGCCCTCGACGGCACGCAGCACCTGGTCGAGCACGGCTACCGCTCGATCGGCCTCGTGATGGGGCACACCGGCTCGATGGAGCTCCGCGAGCAGGGCTGGATGCGCGCCCTGCGCCAGGCCGGCCTGCCCGACGGGCCCATCGTCCGCACCGACTTCACCCGGCGCGGAGGCTACGAAGCCGGCCTCCGCATGTTCGCCGACGAGACCGGCCCCCGAGCCGTCTTCGTCAGCTCCGACATGCAGGCGATCGGCGTCATGCGCGCACTGTGGGAACTCGGTCTGCGCGTCCCCGAGGACGTCGCGATCGTGTCGTTCGACGGTGCGGCCGAGGCGGACTACACGAACCCGCAGCTCACCACGGTCCGGCAGCCGATCGAGACGATGGCGGTCGCCGCGGTCGACCGCGTGCTCGGCCTCGACGCCGACAACCAGTGGCACCGCGACCTGGTCCCCGCCGAGCTGGTCCTCGGCGCGAGCTGCGGGTGCGACGTGCGTCGCTGACGCACCCACCGACGGTTTGGAGGCCAGGGGCGGGGCCGCCACGGGCCTCCTGGCCGTCAGCTGGTCGCGTTCAGGACGCCGGCTCCATGACGGCGCGGAGGCGCGCGGTCGGGATGCGCTGCTGCGCATCCACCGTCACGGCGGCGGCCTCGACCGCCTCGCCGGTCTCGGCGTCGACGAAGCGCAGGTCCGACGCCCGCTCGGACGGGCGGTGCCGGTCGGCCCAGCCGCCGAGAGCGAGCAGCACGAGCGACAGGTCGCGGCCGGCGTCGGTCAGGACGTACTCCTCGCGGGCACGTGCCCCCTCGGGCTTGTAGGTCGTGCGCTCGAGCACTCCCCCGTCGACGAGTGAGGCCAGCCGTGCGGTCAGGACCTCGCGCGGGACGCCGAGGCTCTGCTGGAACTGACTGAAGCGGGTCGAGCCGCCGACGGCGTCGCGAACGATCATGAGCGTCCACTTCTCGCCGAGGACGTCGAGGGAGCGTGCGATGGGGCAGCGCTCGTCGCCGCCGAGGATGCCGAGCATGTGTTCATCCTAGCTGGGTTCGATTTCCGGACACAACATGCTAGGTTCGGATTCCGTACTCAACTTCTCTCGTCTGGAGCACTCATGACCGACCTCACCAACGCCGTCGTCCTCGTCACCGGAGCGAACGGCGGCCTCGGCGCCGAGTTCGTCCGCCAGGCCCTGGAGCGTGGCGCCACCAAGGTCTACGCGACCGCCCGCAACCCGCGCACCTGGGACGACGAGCGCATCGTCCCGCTCGGCCTCGACGTCACGAGCCAGGAGAGCGTCGACGCCGCGGCCCGCGCCGCAGCCGACGTGACCATCGTCGTGAACAACGCCGGGATCGCCGGCTCCGACCCGCTCGTCGACGTCTCCGTCGAGGAGGTCGAGCGCATCTTCGCCACCAACGTCTTCGGTGCACTCCGCGTCGCCAAGGCGTTCGCCCCCTCGATCGCCAACGGCGCACTGGTCGACGTCCACTCCGCCCTGAGCTGGGTCGCCCTCGCCGGCGCGTACTCGGCGTCGAAGGCCGCGTTCTGGTCGATCACGAACTCCCTGCGCCTCGAGCTCGCACCCCAGGGCACCCAGGTCGTCGGCGCCCACCTCGGCTACACCGACACCGGCATGATCGCCGATCTCGACGTCGAGAAGTCCGACCCCGCCGACATCGTCCGGTCGATCTGGGACGCGGTCGAGGCCGGCGAGCACGAGGTCCTCGCCGACCAGGTCAGCCGCGACGTCCGTGCCGGCCTGAGCGCCCCGCTCACCGCGCTCTACCCGATGCTCACCAGCGCCTGAAGGCCGTCCCCGTCGGGTCAGCCGCCCGCGCCGCGGTCGGTGATCCGACGGTTCGTCGCGGTGATGGCGGCGCGCTCGTCGTCGGACAGGCCACCGGCGTGGAGGATCCGGCTCAGCACGTCGCTCTTCCGCTCGATGTAGTCGTCGATGTCCTCGGCCTCGGTGGCTGCCCGGCGTTTCACGGCGGCGTACTCGTCGCGGAGCGCCGGGTCGGCACGCAGCACGTCGCGGACGGCCAGGTGGTTCCGCAGCGCGAGCGAACCGATCGTGACGACGTAGGTGTTCGTCGGGGTGAAACGCTCCGGAGCCCGGAACGCCTGCCTGTCCGGGACGCCGAGTTCACCGCGCGGCTCGAACCCGATCGTCGCCATCGCCGCCACCGTAGCCGGCACGTCGGCTGCGTCCACCACGACGTCGACGTCGAGCACGGGCTTCGCCGCCAGGCCCGGCACGGAGGTGCTGCCCACGTGCTCGATGCTCCGGAACGGCACGTCGGCGTCTTCGAGTGCGGCGGCGTACGCGCCATGCAGCTGCCGGAACCGCTCGGGCCAGGCCGGCCGGTACTCGACGACCTCGATCACGGGGCCGGCGTCGGCGCGAGGAGCTGGAACATGACGTGGTCGCGCCAGACCCCGTCGATCTTGATGTACTCCGGCGCGAAGCCGTAGCGGGTGAAGCCCGCCGACTCGAGCGCGCGCTGCGAGCCGACGTTCTCGGGCAGGGTCTCGGCCTGCACGCGATGGAGCCGGAGCACGTCGAACGCGTGATCGGCGGCCGCGCGGACAGCGCGGGACGCGTGACCCTGGCGCGTGCGATCGGCGCGGATCCAGTACCCCATCGCGCACGACTGCAGGGCGCCGCGCGTGACGCCGCTCAGCGTGATCCGACCGAGGATTTCCCCGTCGGTCGACTCGATGACGAACGGCACCGCGTTGCCGGCCCGCTGCGCGGCGAGGGCCTGCGTGATGACGTCCCGCTGCCCGGACTCCGTGTAGTACGACGGCGCTCGTGCCGGTTCCCACGGTCGCAGGTGGTCGGCGTTCTCGGTGATGACCGCAGCCAGGACGGCCGCGTCGTCGAGGCGGAGTGGGCGCAACCGTGTGTCCATCGCGGAGGGTGTGGGATTCGAACCCACGAGACATCTCTGCCCACCTGTTTTCAAGACAGGCTCCATCGGCCGCTCGGACAACCCTCCAGTGACGCGACCACGTGGCGAGACGTGATCGCGTCCCGGGAAGTCTACCCGGGCCTCCAGGCTGGGGTGCGCGCGAGCGCGGACTAACGGGGCAGGGAGTCGAGCGCCGCTGCCAGGCCGTCGTCGGTGATGCCGCCGGTGAGCTCGTTGCCGGCGTCGACGACGTCGTCGGGAGCCTGGCCCATGACGACGCCGCGACCGGAGGTCGAGGCCCAGCGGAGCATGTCGATGTCGTTGCGGCCGTCACCCGCAGCGAAGACTCGGGACCGCGGGATGTCGAGCCACTCGCGCACGCGCTCCATCGCGGTGGCCTTCGTCACGCCCTCGGGAGCGATGTCGAGCCACGACGTCCAGCCGACGGAGTACGAGACCTTGTGCAGGCCCATCTGCTCGACGATCTGCAGGAAGTCCTCGGTGTCGTGGCCGGGCGAGATGACGACGACGCGGGTGGCCTCGACGCCGAGCAGCTGCTCGAACGGCACGTGCTCGCCCTCGACGGTCATGGTGTCGTCGGGGAAGTTGCCGGACAGCAGGAAGTGACCGGTCTCGTCCTCGACGCCGAACGCCGCGTTCTCGAGCGCGCCGTGGATGGTCTGCAGCACCTCGGACGGGTCGAACCGCTCGACGTGTTCGCGCACGTAGGAGCCGTCGGCGCGGCGGGCCAGGATGAGCGCACCGTTCGCGCACACCAGGTACTTCGGCCGGATGCCGAGGGTCTCGAGCAGGGGCACGGTCATGCCCTCGCTGCGGCCGGTCGAGAGCATGACCTCGTGGCCGGCGGCCTCGGCGTCACGGACGGCGGCGACGACTGCCTCGGTGATGACACCGTCCTCACGCATGGTGGTGCCGTCGATGTCGAGCGCGACCAGCCAGCGCTTGGTGCGGGCGGGCGCGTCGCTGCCCGCGCCCTGCGAGGTGCCGTCCACGAACCGTCCCTGGGTGCTCATCGGGGCTCGATCACCTCGACGCCACCGAGGTAGGGGCGCAGGACCTCGGGCACGACGACGGAACCGTCGGCCTGCTGGTGCGTCTCGAGGATCGCGACGATCCAGCGGGTGGTGGCGAGGGTGCCGTTCAGGGTGGCGACCGGAGCGGTCTTGCCGCTCTCGGTGCGGTACCGGATGTCGAGACGGCGGGCCTGGAACGTCGTGCAGTTCGACGTCGAGGTGAGCTCGCGGAACGTGCCCTGGGTCGGGACCCACGCCTCGATGTCGTACTTCTTCGCCGCGCTCGTGCCGAGGTCGCCGGCGGCGACGTCGATCACGCGG
Encoded here:
- a CDS encoding ScbR family autoregulator-binding transcription factor; this translates as MERREQILVAAAEEFDRVGFAGATIAGIARTAGVSQGTLHFHFPTKLALALGVIGEQNARTFDVVSHTDSSPVAALIGASHGIADLLRTDPIVRAGIRLSLERGEFQTATLSFYEQWIGGIVDVFRLAIASGELRTDLTAEQLGSTVVPYFTGVQLVSDVRTRRTDLMPAVATMWRVVIAATADPKHRDRLLAVVEDAFGTD
- a CDS encoding BLUF domain-containing protein, which codes for MLVSIVYMSRAVVPFDDQAMAVLLAESRLRNEALGVSGLLLAKGGRFMQLLEGPAWSVQDRYDVIAKDRRHGEVKSLVREDIERRRFDGWSMAYRALDDSDIRSEAGFSPFLSGTMDFPRSFDRTSAAWLLKWFRDRELHDL
- a CDS encoding Gfo/Idh/MocA family protein, producing the protein MISVGMVGAGQFAPQFAKLFKLHPDVDRVYVTDLVGERASELVETQHLDGTFPDFDAVLASDVDAVAIFTQRWTHGPLVVKALRAGKHVYSAVPMAISVDEIRDIIQAVRETGLTYMMGETSYYNPATVFARKQVAAGAFGRVFYAEGDYVHDMDLGFYAAYQYSGGDEWKRTASYPPMLYPTHSVGGVLGAIPGHAVSVSCIGVKDDRGDGVFDKDVSQFDNDFSNATALFELDNGGVMRINEMRRVGYPSHIRESRFRYFGTEASFEQLAKTSVWQDKEDSYDISDKIDTQATMSLDDPRLADVDPSLRDAFVSGYAEVHDTDRLPAEYDGVPTGHEGSHQFLADDFVRAVVDRTLPPVNAWTAARFTLPGIIAHQSALQGGARLEVPDFGDAPETTSAATASAPTTAGSTSSATIASE
- a CDS encoding LacI family DNA-binding transcriptional regulator, producing MTVPTNPRAVTRADVARYAGVSTSVVSYVVHDGPRPVAAATAARVREAIRVLGYRPNASAQALRTGSSKMLGLIVPELDNPFWSELAVAVTHAAAARGNDVLLANSDGDAAQERERLRSLSARQVDGIIVTSIMTHPDLSTVTDPGLPMVLLNTFFEVPEYASIGVDALRGALDGTQHLVEHGYRSIGLVMGHTGSMELREQGWMRALRQAGLPDGPIVRTDFTRRGGYEAGLRMFADETGPRAVFVSSDMQAIGVMRALWELGLRVPEDVAIVSFDGAAEADYTNPQLTTVRQPIETMAVAAVDRVLGLDADNQWHRDLVPAELVLGASCGCDVRR
- a CDS encoding GNAT family N-acetyltransferase, which gives rise to MDTRLRPLRLDDAAVLAAVITENADHLRPWEPARAPSYYTESGQRDVITQALAAQRAGNAVPFVIESTDGEILGRITLSGVTRGALQSCAMGYWIRADRTRQGHASRAVRAAADHAFDVLRLHRVQAETLPENVGSQRALESAGFTRYGFAPEYIKIDGVWRDHVMFQLLAPTPAP
- a CDS encoding carbohydrate ABC transporter permease, with the protein product MATESPVSSPLTTASTRRRSRSADLARARTTAPRRRPRNDLWLALVFIAPAAVGFAVFLAWPTVRGIYLSFTSYNLLTEPEFTGLQNYARLVQDSIFWHSMVVTVEYVLINIVIQTVVALFIAVMMHRLTKSTFVRGIVLAPYLVSNVVAALVWLWILDTQLGIGNEMLAALGLDRIPFLQSDVWGIPSIALINVWRHVGYTALLIFAGLQSLPETVYEAGRIDGASEWKMFWRITVPLLRPILSLVLIITVIGSFQVFDTVAVTTQGGPANATNVVQNYIYNLAFGRFQFGYASAVSVALLIVLSIITIIQYRLTRSGESDLD
- a CDS encoding BLUF domain-containing protein, with protein sequence MTSLTSLVYMSVAVDDLTDDQLVAMLREARLRNHALGVSGLLLAKGGRFMQVLEGPVWSVEDRFAAIERDPRHTGVKSLSRESISTRRFDGWAMAFGSPTGDELRDEPGFSTFLSDRTGLPTGVAGTPADWLLRWFRGRDLQDLPEERITLGRHAA
- a CDS encoding ABC transporter substrate-binding protein encodes the protein MTNQLTRRTLFAGGASALALGALAACSSPGRRTTNRSGARTVSYWLWDANQQPAYQAVADAFHRANPDITVKITQLGWNDYWTKLTAGFIAGTAPDVFTDHLTKFPQYADLDVLYKLDELDATKGIRDDDYQSGLAELWKGQDGHRYGSPKDWDTVAMFYDKKAMAKAGVSAEELGSLAWNPDDGGTFERMLARLTVDSKGRRGDEDGFDKDDVAVYGISSNGSGGDGFGQTQWSPFTGSVDWFYTNENPWGDKFRYDERIVQDTLAWYYRLAEKGYMAKYGVFSTTTGPEVQLGAGKCALSFNGSWMIGSYLGMEDLDVAVAPTPIGPSGHRASMFNGLGDSITKQAKDPEAAAKWVAFLGSDEAQRIVGESGIVFPARPAGTEAAVASFRKRGLDVSAFTRQVEEDTTFLFPVTKNPADVQALLQPAFDDVYANGKPISTLTGVNEQVNNLLALT
- a CDS encoding SDR family oxidoreductase; the encoded protein is MTDLTNAVVLVTGANGGLGAEFVRQALERGATKVYATARNPRTWDDERIVPLGLDVTSQESVDAAARAAADVTIVVNNAGIAGSDPLVDVSVEEVERIFATNVFGALRVAKAFAPSIANGALVDVHSALSWVALAGAYSASKAAFWSITNSLRLELAPQGTQVVGAHLGYTDTGMIADLDVEKSDPADIVRSIWDAVEAGEHEVLADQVSRDVRAGLSAPLTALYPMLTSA
- a CDS encoding carbohydrate ABC transporter permease, with product MTTTLTRSVTTSRPPRMGAGHRRRPSLGRVLAWVAMILVIVVTLFPFYWILRTALSSNTAINSDPTSLLPVGFSLGGFERVFGLQSTEEALAQGGSGAALDFWRYLLNSILVSTLVTVGQVFFSAAAAYAFARLRWPGRDKVFGVFLAGLMVPAIFTLLPNFTLIKQLGLVDNLLGIALPTMFMTPFAVFFLRQFFLGISKEVEEAALIDGAGKVRVFFRLVIPMAAAPIATLAVLTYITSWNDYFWPLMVSYTDSSRVLTVALGVFKSQTPQSGTDWAGLMAATLVAALPMILLFGVFAKRIVNSIGFSGIK
- a CDS encoding winged helix-turn-helix transcriptional regulator produces the protein MLGILGGDERCPIARSLDVLGEKWTLMIVRDAVGGSTRFSQFQQSLGVPREVLTARLASLVDGGVLERTTYKPEGARAREEYVLTDAGRDLSLVLLALGGWADRHRPSERASDLRFVDAETGEAVEAAAVTVDAQQRIPTARLRAVMEPAS
- a CDS encoding GrpB family protein, with the translated sequence MIEVVEYRPAWPERFRQLHGAYAAALEDADVPFRSIEHVGSTSVPGLAAKPVLDVDVVVDAADVPATVAAMATIGFEPRGELGVPDRQAFRAPERFTPTNTYVVTIGSLALRNHLAVRDVLRADPALRDEYAAVKRRAATEAEDIDDYIERKSDVLSRILHAGGLSDDERAAITATNRRITDRGAGG